CTGATGGCCGTCGCCATCTCGAAGTTCACCGTCGAGCGGGGTGGTGTCCTGTGATCGAGACCGTGCGGTTCTGGGCGGTCATCGCCCTGCTGGCGTTCGGGCTGTTCTTCACGTTCGTCTCGGCGGTCGGCGTCATCCGCCTGCCGGACGTCTACACCCGCGCACACACCGCCTCCCAGACCGATACCCTCGGGGCCGGCTTCACCCTCGCGGGCGTCGCGCTCGCGCTCGGCTGGACGGAGGTGACGGTCTACACCGTCCTGTTGCTGTTCTTCGTGTTCATCACGAACCCCACCGCGGCCCACGCCATCGCGCGCTCGGCCGCCGAGTCGGGCATCGAGGCGTGGACGGTCGACGCCGCCGAGGAGGGTGAGGAGCGATGAGCGCGCTCGCCTACTCGCTCGCGGTGTTCGTGGTGCTCACCGCGGTCGCGACCGCGCTCTTCCGGGACGTGCTGTCGGCCATCGTCGTCTTCGGCGCCTACAGCCTCGGGATGGCGATCCTCTACGCGTTCCTGCTCGCGCCGGACGTGGCGATGACCGAGGCGGCCATCGGCGCCGGCGTCACGACGATCCTGCTGTTGCTGACCATCGCGCGCACGTCGCGGCCGACGACCGACCGCCTCTTCGAGCGGATCGATCCGCCGGCGCTCGTCGCCGTCGGCGCGTTCGTGGCCGTACTCGGCGCGTTCGTGCTCCCGGAGATGTACGCCGTCGGCGCCGAGAGCGCCCCGATCTGGTCGAACCCCGAGGTGACCCAGCACTACATTCAGAACACGTACGCACAGACCAAGGTTCAGAACGCGGTCACGGCCGTGCTGGCGGCCTACCGCGGGTTCGACACCTTCGGCGAGGCGGTCGTCGTCTTCGCCGCCGGCGTCGCCGTCCTCGTCGTGTTGAAGCGGGAGGTGTTCGTCTGATGGCCGACGGGTACACGGACACGTACACCGAGAGTCAGGTGATCCTGACCGCCGTGAAGGTCCTCGCCCCGTTCACGCTCACGTACGGGCTGTTTCTGGTCTTCCACGGCGGCGACACCCCCGGCGGGAGCTTCCAGGGCGGCGCCATCGCCGGCGTCACGATCCTGATGATGGCGTTCGCCTTCGGCATCGAACCCACCCGCCGGTGGCTGAAAAACGGCGTCGTCGTCGGCCTCGTCGCCGGCGGCGTCGCCTTCTTCGTCGGCGTCGGCGTGGCGACGGTCGCCCTCGGCGGGCGATTCCTCGAGTACAAGACGTTCGAGACGGGGCTGGGAATCGCCGCGAAGTGGGGGATGGAGGCGATCGAGGTCGGCGGCATCGCGCTGATCGTCGCCGGCGTCGTCGTCACCCTGTTCTTCGCGACGGCGGCGGGGTACACCCCCGAACGCCCCCCGGAAGCGGAAGCCGACTCCGAGACGGAGGTGCGACCCGATGATTGAGTTGCTCGCGAGCCACTACGCCTACGCGCTGACGTTCGTCCTGTTCGGGATCGGCCTGTACGTGATCATCGCCAGCGAGAACCTCGTGAAGAAGCTGATCGGGGTCAACATCTTCCAGACGGCGATCTTCCTCTTTTTCGTCTCGACGGCCTACGTCGACGGCGGCGGCGCGCCGGTCGTCCCCGCCGCGAAAGAGCCCGGCAGGCTGCTCGTCGCGAGCCCGCTGCCACAGGTGATCGTGCTGACCGCCATCGTCGTCGGGGTGGCGCTGACGGCGGTCGGTCTGGCGCTGATCGTGCGCATCTACGCCGAGTACGGCACCCTGCAAGAAGACACCCTGCGGGAGGTGCGCGCCGATGAGTGAGGCCGACCTGCTCCCCGTGGCGCTGATCGTGACGCCGATCCTCGCGGCGACGCTCCCGATCGCACTCGGCCTGCGCTTCGAGCGCGCCGGCTGGCCGGTCGCCGCGGTCACGACGACGGGGCTGTTCGCCGCGGCGCTCGCGCTCGCGACGGTCGTCTACGCCGGCGGCGAGCCAATCACGCACGAACTGGGCGGGTTCCCGCCGCAGTACGGCATCCAGCTCGTCGCCGACGGCCTGTCGGCGCCGTTTACCGTGCTCGTGACGGCGGCCGCCGCGGGCGTTCTCGTCTTCACGCGCGTCGCGGGCCCGCGCGGGAACGCCTTCTACACGGCGTACCTGCTGCTCGTCGGCGGCCTGCTCGGCATCTCGCTGACGGGCGACGTCTTCAACCTGTTCGTCTTCCTCGAGATTTCCAGCCTCGCGACGTACGCGCTGGTCGCCAGCGGCGACGGCCCCGAGTCGGCGGTCGCGGCCCTGAAGTACCTGATCCTCGGGACCCTCGGCGCGTCGATCTACCTGACCGGCGTCGCCCTGCTGTTCATGGCGACCGGGACGCTCAACATGAACGAACTCGCCGGGATGGTCCCCGCGGAACTCGACGGGCAGCAACTCGCGCTCGCCCGCGCGGCGTTCGCGTTCGTCTTCGTCGGCTTCGCGCTGAAGGTCGCCCAGTGGCCGCTGCACACGTGGCAGCCCGACGCCTACCAGCACGCCCCCGACGCCGTGACGCCGCTGATCGCGGCGCTGGTCTCGACCGCCTCGGCGTACGCGCTCGGCCGGGTGGCCTACACCGTCTTCGGGCCGGAGTTTCTCGCCTCGACGCCGTACCTGACCGAGGTCGTCGTCACGGTCGGCTCGACGAGCGTCCTCGCGGGCAGCGCGCTGGCGGCGATCCAGCAGGACGTAAAGCGGATGTTCGCGTTCTCGTCGGTCGCCCAGTTCGGCCTGATCGTCGCGGCCTACGGCGTCCTCACCGAGACGGCGTTCGCGGGCGCGGTCTTCCACCTCCTCGGCCACGGGCTGTTGAAAGGGGGGCTGTTCCTCGCGGTCGCGGCCGTCGCGCTGTCGACCGGCGCGCGGACGGTCGACGAGTACGCGGGGCTGGCCGCCCGGCGGCCGCTGCTGGCCGGCACGATGTCGGTCATGCTCG
The Salinilacihabitans rarus DNA segment above includes these coding regions:
- a CDS encoding cation:proton antiporter subunit C; amino-acid sequence: MIELLASHYAYALTFVLFGIGLYVIIASENLVKKLIGVNIFQTAIFLFFVSTAYVDGGGAPVVPAAKEPGRLLVASPLPQVIVLTAIVVGVALTAVGLALIVRIYAEYGTLQEDTLREVRADE
- the mnhG gene encoding monovalent cation/H(+) antiporter subunit G is translated as MIETVRFWAVIALLAFGLFFTFVSAVGVIRLPDVYTRAHTASQTDTLGAGFTLAGVALALGWTEVTVYTVLLLFFVFITNPTAAHAIARSAAESGIEAWTVDAAEEGEER
- a CDS encoding proton-conducting transporter membrane subunit, with translation MSEADLLPVALIVTPILAATLPIALGLRFERAGWPVAAVTTTGLFAAALALATVVYAGGEPITHELGGFPPQYGIQLVADGLSAPFTVLVTAAAAGVLVFTRVAGPRGNAFYTAYLLLVGGLLGISLTGDVFNLFVFLEISSLATYALVASGDGPESAVAALKYLILGTLGASIYLTGVALLFMATGTLNMNELAGMVPAELDGQQLALARAAFAFVFVGFALKVAQWPLHTWQPDAYQHAPDAVTPLIAALVSTASAYALGRVAYTVFGPEFLASTPYLTEVVVTVGSTSVLAGSALAAIQQDVKRMFAFSSVAQFGLIVAAYGVLTETAFAGAVFHLLGHGLLKGGLFLAVAAVALSTGARTVDEYAGLAARRPLLAGTMSVMLVALVGVPPSVGFVGKWYIAIGAVEAEAWPVAAVVFLSTMFTLAYAARLLEKMYFTPPTPVEAPHAPGAVATDGGRDRVTTGMCVVLVAVAVAAVVFGFAGGVFYDSLLGPFLETISIGGV
- a CDS encoding MnhB domain-containing protein, which codes for MADGYTDTYTESQVILTAVKVLAPFTLTYGLFLVFHGGDTPGGSFQGGAIAGVTILMMAFAFGIEPTRRWLKNGVVVGLVAGGVAFFVGVGVATVALGGRFLEYKTFETGLGIAAKWGMEAIEVGGIALIVAGVVVTLFFATAAGYTPERPPEAEADSETEVRPDD
- a CDS encoding DUF4040 domain-containing protein, with product MSALAYSLAVFVVLTAVATALFRDVLSAIVVFGAYSLGMAILYAFLLAPDVAMTEAAIGAGVTTILLLLTIARTSRPTTDRLFERIDPPALVAVGAFVAVLGAFVLPEMYAVGAESAPIWSNPEVTQHYIQNTYAQTKVQNAVTAVLAAYRGFDTFGEAVVVFAAGVAVLVVLKREVFV